The sequence GATCTTACCGCAAATGAACAAGACTACTATTATAAAATAATACATTGTGATTACGATTGGACTCCATCACAACTTTTAAAATCCCAATATCTAGTGGGAATAGATAACCAGCGTATTATTGATTATGAAAATAGTTATACCACGCTTCAACCCTACTCCAATTATAAACTGACCATACCCAATGAGAATGTCCGTTTAAAAGTAAGTGGCAACTACGTCATAGAAATCTATAACAGTTATGGTGATTTGCAATTTTCACGTAGATTTTTGGTCTATAGAGATTTGGTGACTGTTGGGGGCACAGTAAAACGCTCCAGGGATTTTAACTTTCTAAATGAAAAACAGGTAGTTCAATTTAATATCAATACTGCCGGGTTTCCCGTGGTCAACCCAAAAAAAGAAGTTAAAGTGGCCATTTTACAAAATCACTTTTGGCCAACGGCGCTGTACAATATAAAGCCCCAATTTACGGTTGGCACCGAACTCGTATATAAATATGACCAAGAAACAAGTTTTTATGGAGGCAATGAGTTCCTAAATTTCGATACAAAAGATTTAAGGTCACCAACCTTTGCCATATCCAAAATTGAGTTCAAGGAATTGTATAATCATTACCTATTTACCAATACCTATAGGTATGACAGACCTTATACCTATTTTCCTGATATAAATGGTGACTTTGTGATACGAACTTTACAAGGTGAAGATGTGTCCAGGGAAGCAGAATATACAGAGGTTCATTTTAGCCTCCCTTATTCAAACGAGATTGGATTGGACAACGTTTACGTTTTTGGAAAATTCAATAACTATGATTTAGGGGAAGAAAACAAAATGATTTTTAATTCGGATACAGGAAAGATGGAACTTACACTTGTAATGAAGCAAGGCTTTTATAATTACAAATACATAGTTGAACGGGAAGATGACACGATTGATCTTAATTATGTAAGCGGAAACTTTCACTTCACCGAAAACAATTATCTCATTCTTGTTTATTACCGTGACTTTGGTGATATGTATGATAGCATTATAGGAATAGGCTCCGTCAATTCTAGAAATATCAGTAATTAATTATCTTTAGCTCCTAATCCTTGAAATGGAATGGAGGATAAAAAACCAACCTTAATAACCAAAGGCCGCTACGAACTTAAGTTTAGGGGAACCAAATGTCTTAATTGTGGTCACCTTCTTGACGTAAGTGATAAATATTGTCCCAATTGCTCCCAAGCCAATAGCACCAAAAAACTAATTCTCAGAGATTTTTGGGATGAGTTTTTCTCAAGTATCATCAATTACGACTCGAAGCTTTTAAAGACGTTATATGCACTCTTGGTTAAGCCCGGAACCATTACCAAAGACTACATTAAAGGAAAACGAATAGCCTACACCAATCCTTTTCGCTTTTTATTGAGCTTGGCATTTCTGTATTTCCTAATGGCCACTTATGATAACAGTCTTTCCAATTTGGACAGTCTTGGCTTAGAAGACAAAATTGAGAAGACAGGCCCCCTTAGTTATGGTTTTAAGACAGCGGATAGCACAGATACCAAAAAACAGACCGATGAAGTACTAGGTCAGTTGGACTCCATAAGAAATTTGGAAAGAATTCCAGGTATTCAAAATTTGGACTCCTTACAAAATTTAATAAATCAAGGTGTAAGAGCAGAAGCAAAAAAAGATTCATTTATGCTTGTAAATCCCCGAAAATACTTTGAAAACCTTCAGAATAAGAATGCTGGAGGACTTGGAGCAAGAATGGAGTTTTTCTTTACTTTTTTACAAAAGGATTCAATAAAAACTTTTGAAGAGGCAAAAGAAAAATATGGAGCCAATGAGTCATGGAGAAACAAAGTTGCCTTTAATGGATCCAAGAGTTCTCTTAAAGCTATTGCACAGCCCGGAACCTACTTAAACAATACGATTGCAAAGCTACCTTTGGTCATTTTCTTCTTTCTTCCGATCTTCACGGTTTTCCTTCGGGTGGCATACATCAGGAAAAAATACACCTACACCGATCATCTTATCTTTAGTTTCCACAACCAGTCATTATTATTTATCTTGCTGATTATTAGCCTTATAATTGATACTATTTTCAATATGGCAAGTGCAGGATTGTTTTTACTGATTTTCGGTTTTTACCTGTACAAGGCCATGAGAAGATTTTACGGGCAAGGAAGGATTAAAACGATTTTAAAATACATCTTTTTAAACACAATGTTCACATTGCTGGCATTATTCGTCATCATTGTGTTGTTTACAGGGAGTGTCTTTACCTATTAATATATGTTTACTCAAATCACAAAAGGAATCAAAGTATCGGTGCAAACCACTTTTGAAGGTACATTTTTCAAAAACTACAAAATGCACTATGCCTTTGGATATACGATTACCATCGAAAACCAAAGTAAGGACGCTGTACAGTTGACTGCTAGACATTGGGATATCTTTGATGCACTTAAAGAAATAGAAACTGTTGACGGTGAAGGCGTAATTGGCAAAAAACCGGTTATCAAACCAGGTAAATCCCATACTTATAGTTCAGGTTGTTTGCTAGCATCCCCTATTGGTGCAATGCGAGGTTATTACCACATGGTCAATTTCGCTTCAACGGAAGAATTTGAAGTAGATATTCCTACTTTCAAATTTGCGGCTCCATTTGCGATAAATTAAAAAAAAGGGTTCTTTATTTTCGTTTATTCAATTACGATATCTTGTAATTATTAATCTGTAAATACTTTTTTCTTTTAGTACCTTTGACGGAATTTTTAACATCTAAAAATCCATCATAATGGGAAAAGGTTTT is a genomic window of Flagellimonas sp. CMM7 containing:
- a CDS encoding DUF5103 domain-containing protein, which gives rise to MRFLVKQVFFFFIVSNLFAQVQEEVNPPVNIKSVVFKGPTEDQFPLVKLGESMTLEFDDLTANEQDYYYKIIHCDYDWTPSQLLKSQYLVGIDNQRIIDYENSYTTLQPYSNYKLTIPNENVRLKVSGNYVIEIYNSYGDLQFSRRFLVYRDLVTVGGTVKRSRDFNFLNEKQVVQFNINTAGFPVVNPKKEVKVAILQNHFWPTALYNIKPQFTVGTELVYKYDQETSFYGGNEFLNFDTKDLRSPTFAISKIEFKELYNHYLFTNTYRYDRPYTYFPDINGDFVIRTLQGEDVSREAEYTEVHFSLPYSNEIGLDNVYVFGKFNNYDLGEENKMIFNSDTGKMELTLVMKQGFYNYKYIVEREDDTIDLNYVSGNFHFTENNYLILVYYRDFGDMYDSIIGIGSVNSRNISN
- a CDS encoding DUF3667 domain-containing protein, which gives rise to MEDKKPTLITKGRYELKFRGTKCLNCGHLLDVSDKYCPNCSQANSTKKLILRDFWDEFFSSIINYDSKLLKTLYALLVKPGTITKDYIKGKRIAYTNPFRFLLSLAFLYFLMATYDNSLSNLDSLGLEDKIEKTGPLSYGFKTADSTDTKKQTDEVLGQLDSIRNLERIPGIQNLDSLQNLINQGVRAEAKKDSFMLVNPRKYFENLQNKNAGGLGARMEFFFTFLQKDSIKTFEEAKEKYGANESWRNKVAFNGSKSSLKAIAQPGTYLNNTIAKLPLVIFFFLPIFTVFLRVAYIRKKYTYTDHLIFSFHNQSLLFILLIISLIIDTIFNMASAGLFLLIFGFYLYKAMRRFYGQGRIKTILKYIFLNTMFTLLALFVIIVLFTGSVFTY
- the apaG gene encoding Co2+/Mg2+ efflux protein ApaG, which encodes MFTQITKGIKVSVQTTFEGTFFKNYKMHYAFGYTITIENQSKDAVQLTARHWDIFDALKEIETVDGEGVIGKKPVIKPGKSHTYSSGCLLASPIGAMRGYYHMVNFASTEEFEVDIPTFKFAAPFAIN